The Zalophus californianus isolate mZalCal1 chromosome 8, mZalCal1.pri.v2, whole genome shotgun sequence genome has a segment encoding these proteins:
- the DEFB115 gene encoding beta-defensin 115, whose protein sequence is MLLDRSSLLSGYIKLLFLTLAVLVLLVQASPDGWIKRCSYRIGSCRQSCKENEKKKEKCGAKKLAASLM, encoded by the exons ATGCTGCTGGATCGTTCCTCACTCCTCTCAGGATACATTAAactcttgttcctgaccttagctgTCCTTGTGCTCCTGGTTCAGGCTTCCCCAG ATGGCTGGATCAAAAGATGCAGTTATAGAATTGGCAGCTGCAGACAATCttgcaaagaaaatgagaaaaagaaagaaaaatgtggggCAAAAAAATTGGCTGCATCCCTGATGTAA